The Scophthalmus maximus strain ysfricsl-2021 chromosome 7, ASM2237912v1, whole genome shotgun sequence genome includes a window with the following:
- the olfml1 gene encoding olfactomedin-like protein 3A: protein MSGRVFPVLLLSLCLTVGSVQSQGSPQDTFIIQYLERRLAQMEERLNLCEQNTVSFTQKTYDLSSDIRGFMSSLSVLRSEVKSQVDGVSVRVERVERELEYLENKIPAQSDIEMEETLLEQQIKAAELDLLKKKAKIKVEHDCSTALSQIKSLKIVTKAGDTQGSWFKDPSEQSAKVYLLSGVRNNTLLEYVSLQSFTERTSTSSAKVVRLPFQWQGTGHVVYNGFLYYHKAETPNQILKVDLLNGTLVDSTLLPGAGRIPVYSLNPDTYLDLAVDELGLWVIHADPEYGGNLVITKLDKGSLAVEYTWDTQCKSRDAEGAFLICGTLYVVYNTRYGGRSTIQCLYDIHDTIHSDESPVMFFPKRYTSHSSIHYHPGDKQLYAWDDGYQTIYKVETRRNDQVAAE, encoded by the exons ATGTCGGGCCGAGTGTTTCCCGTCCTTCTCCTCTCATTGTGTCTGACGGTGGGTTCGGTCCAGAGCCAGGGTTCCCCCCAGGATACCTTCATAATCCAGTACCTGGAGCGGAGGTTGGCTCAGATGGAG GAGCGTCTGAATCTATGTGAGCAAAACACCGTGAGCTTCACCCAGAAGACCTATGacctctcctctgacatcaGGGGTTTCATGTCTTCTCTCAGCGTTCTGAG GTCGGAGGTGAAGAGCCAGGTGGACGGCGTGTCGGTGCGCGTGGAGCGGGTGGAGAGGGAGTTGGAGTATCTGGAAAACAAGATCCCGGCCCAGTCGGACATCGAGATGGAGGAGACTCTGCTGGAGCAACAGATAAAGGCTGCAGAGCTGGACCTGCTGAAGAAGAAAGCCAAGATCAAAGTGGAGCATG ACTGCAGCACGGCCCTGAGTCAGATCAAGTCTCTGAAGATCGTGACGAAGGCAGGAGACACCCAGGGTTCCTGGTTCAAGGACCCGTCAGAACAATCGGCTAAG GTCTACCTGCTCAGTGGAGTTCGTAACAACACTCTGCTGGAGTACGTTTCCCTGCAAAGCTTCACGGAGCGGACCAGCACCTCCTCCGCGAAGGTGGTGCGGCTGCCCTTCCAGTGGCAGGGGACAGGTCATGTGGTCTACAATGGATTCCTCTACTACCACAAGGCAGAAACACCCAACCAGATACTGAAG GTAGACCTGTTGAACGGTACACTGGTGGACAGCACTCTCCTTCCAGGAGCCGGTCGGATCCCGGTCTACAGTCTGAACCCCGACACTTACCTGGACCTGGCTGTGGATGAACTCGGCCTCTGGGTCATCCACGCCGACCCTGAGTACGGAGGAAACCTGGTCATTACCAAACTGGATAAAG GGAGTTTGGCAGTGGAATATACCTGGGATACGCAATGTAAAAGTCGCGATGCTGAAGGAGCCTTTCTAATATGTGGGACCCTCTATGTGGTCTACAACACACGCTACGGAGGACGCTCCACCATACAGTGTCTCTACGACATCCACGACACCATCCACAG CGACGAGAGTCCAGTGATGTTCTTCCCAAAGCGCTacaccagccacagcagcatcCACTACCACCCCGGGGACAAACAGCTGTACGCCTGGGACGACGGCTACCAGACGATATACAAAGTGGAGACGCGCAGGAACGACCAAGTCGCTGCTGAATGA